CAGGTTTAGGTGGTGATAATACCCTGATTGGTTACTACGGCGACCCTCGCACTGTAGCCTTCACTGTTGGTTACCGTTTCTAAAATAGAATCTAAATCCTTGTGTGAGAAAGGTTTGTCTGGAACTTCCCTTCAGGCAAACCTTGTTTCAAAGCGCAAAATCACTTATAACATAACGCATTGGAGAATCGAGGGAATGTCTTTAGCTGTGAACACCATAATCGCCGATGATCACCCGTTATTTAGAAGTGCGCTGCGTCAAGCTGCCGCGACATCAGTGCCTGAAGAACATATTAAAGAAACCAGTGACATTGATGGTTTGTTTGCACTGTTAAGCGCTCACCCTGAGATTGAACTAATATTTTTAGACCTTACAATCCCAGGAGCAAATGGCCTACAAGCTCTTTCGCAACTGCGTAACCACTACCCTGATATCTTAGTAATTATGGTCTCTGCCAATGAGACACCCGCCATAATCAAACAAGCGATGAGCCTTGGCGCTGCAGGCTATATTCCGAAGTCATCTTCTTTAGATGTCATCAGTGAAGCAATTAGCCATGTCCTCAATGGCGACACTTGGTTACCACCTGAAGTAGATTTAACCGATGTGGTGATCAACGACGAACAAAGCGAATTTGCTCGTAACCTTGAAAAACTAACCCCCCAGCAATACCGCGTACTAGCGATGATTGCCGACGGTTTATTGAATAAACAAATCGCCTTTGAAATGTCGATTCAAGAAACCACAATCAAACAACATGTGTCAGCGATTTTACGCAAACTCAATGTTTATAACCGTACCCAAGCGGGCATTTTGTTTAATCAGCTTTCGCAAGTTGGCAAAATCGAAGAAAGTTAACTTAAGCATTCACTCCCAGTTTTAAAACTCGCTTTCCCAGTAGTGGGAAAAGCTCACGTTGCAAAAAATGACAAGTTGTTATTTTTCAACACCTTAACTTTTGGCACAAAACTCGCCTTAGCTACTCCATGATTATTTACATTTATCAGTATCATGGATTTAGACAGCACACTAAAACGCAAACCTCAGCAATCAACAGCTAAAAAATGGCTGGCTGGTGCAGCTATTGGCGTATCGGCTCTTGGCGCTTTAATGGTATATCAATGGGCGACACCCACTGTGGTTGCTGCAAGCCAACTGCAAATAGCAACCGTAGAACAAGCCGATTTTGTGGTAAAAATACGTGGCTTTGGCCGTTTAAAGCCAAAGTATCAACGATATTTAACCAATACCGATACTGCAATGGTCGAAGCTATCCATGTTTACCCCGGCACTATCGTTAAAAAAGACACTGTGATTTTAAGCCTCGTCAACCCACAGCAAGCGCAGCGTTTATCGGTCGCTCGGTTAGAACTTGCTCGCCAAAAAGCCAGTGTTAATGAGCAAAGAATTAACCAGCAAAGTGAGCTACTTGAGCGCCAAGCAAACCTCGCCATATTAAAAAGTGAGCTGCAAAGTGCTGAGCTTAGAGTCGATGCTGAAAGCAAACTGATCGAGCAAGGGATTGTTTCAAGCCTCGATTACAAACGAAGTATGCTAAACGTTGCACAGCTTACAGAGCGCGTAAGTATCGAGCAGCAACGCCTTGCACAGCTTAAAGAAATGCACTTACAACGTAGCAAAATACAGCAAGAACTATTAAGCCAATTTGAGCTTAATTATCAAGTTGAGCAACACGCTTTTGATCAGCTGCAAATAACGGCAGGTATCGATGGCATGTTACAAGAATTGAATGTTGAACTTGGTCAAAACCTCGTGCCCGGTACCCGCCTTGCGGTGGTTGGCTCAAACAAAGCACTCAAAGCAGAGCTAAGCGTTAAACAAGCAGATGCCGAAAAAGTGGCACTCAATATGGCAGCGAAAGTAAACACTTTTAGCCAAGCAGAGCAAAGTGAAGTTGATGCCAAAGTCACCCGAATTGACCCTATTGTTACCGATGGTCGAGTTATTATCGAACTTGATTTACAAGGCACACTGCCTGCCAATGCCCGCCCAGATTTAAGCATTGAAGGCTATGTGGTTAGCAACATTATTCCTGATGCGTTAACCATTAACGTGCCGCAAAAAGCACAAGCACACAGCGAAGCCACGCTATTTAAACTTAATCCAAATACCCAGTTAGCAACGCCAACCAATATCGAATTTGGTACACTCAGTGACAATCAAATTCAACTTTTGAGCGGTGCCACCGTGGGCGAACAGCTGATCATTTCAGACCTTTCTAAATGGCAGCATTTGGCAACAATAAAAATCGAACAGGACAGTTTATGAAAACCAATACGCTTATCTCATTAAACAAAATCGCCAAAGTTTATCGCGGCCAAAATGTTGAAACCTATGCATTAAAAGACATCAGCCTGAATATTAACCAAGGTGACTATATCTGCATTAGCGGCCCATCTGGCTGTGGTAAATCGACGTTGCTGTCATTATTAGGCTTACTCGATAGCCCAACTGCTGGCGACTATTTTATTAAAGAAGTCGACACAAAAACCCTTGATATGGATCAGCAAGCTGAACTTAGAAACCTTCACATTGGTTTTATATTTCAGTCGTTTAACCTAATTGATGAATTATCGGTGTTCGACAACGTAGCACTGCCGCTCACTTACCGAGAGCCAGCCATGAGCCCGAGCGAAATTGAGCTTGCGGTAAAACAGGCCCTTGATGAAGTTGAAATGGGCCACCGCTCTCAGCACAAACCAAACCAATTATCTGGTGGTCAGCAACAGCGTATTGCCATTGCCCGTGCACTGGCTGGCAAGCCAAGCATTTTATTGGTGGATGAGCCAACCGGTAACTTAGATTCAAAAAATGGTGATGCCGTCATGGACTTGCTTGATGAGCTGAATAAAAAAGGCACCACCATTTGCATGGTAACCCATGATTTACGTTATGCCGGACGTGCTAAAACGCAACTTAAATTGCTAGATGGTGAAATTGTTTCCTACTCTGAAGCTCGCCAAGCACCTAGCAGCGACACTGCTGAGCATGCACTTGAAAGCGCTGAGGTGATGTAATGAAATTAACCAAAACACGCGCCCAATTAAGCTTAGCGTGGGCATCATTAATGAATGCTCCGGGCTTTGTCACTGCGGTTATCGCAACGCTTGCTTTAACATTGGCCACCTTGTTTGTGGTGCTTAGCCTTGTTAACAGCTACTTTTTAAAGCCCCTTGATGTGTACGATGAAAACCGCATGGTGGTGGTTGAGCAATCACTTACTTATGATGACTACGATGCTACCGGCTTTCAAAGCTATCAGTCGATGGTGCATTGGCTTAAGCATAATCAAAGCTTTGAACAAAGCATGATGATCAATGCGGGTGAGCAAATTTTTGCAAACCTTGATGGCGAACCGAAAGAGCCTGTGCTGTATGTTGGCGGCAACTACTTTGACTTATTAAACACGCCATTTTTAATGGGACAGGGTTTTGACCTTGGAGAAACGCTAGAAACTCCTGATGACCGAGTTGTTATCTCTGCTAACTTTTGGCGCAAGCATTACAACAGCGACCCGAACATTATTGGTAAAACACTTTCAGTCATGGCGG
Above is a window of Pseudoalteromonas shioyasakiensis DNA encoding:
- a CDS encoding response regulator transcription factor, whose amino-acid sequence is MSLAVNTIIADDHPLFRSALRQAAATSVPEEHIKETSDIDGLFALLSAHPEIELIFLDLTIPGANGLQALSQLRNHYPDILVIMVSANETPAIIKQAMSLGAAGYIPKSSSLDVISEAISHVLNGDTWLPPEVDLTDVVINDEQSEFARNLEKLTPQQYRVLAMIADGLLNKQIAFEMSIQETTIKQHVSAILRKLNVYNRTQAGILFNQLSQVGKIEES
- a CDS encoding efflux RND transporter periplasmic adaptor subunit, which codes for MDLDSTLKRKPQQSTAKKWLAGAAIGVSALGALMVYQWATPTVVAASQLQIATVEQADFVVKIRGFGRLKPKYQRYLTNTDTAMVEAIHVYPGTIVKKDTVILSLVNPQQAQRLSVARLELARQKASVNEQRINQQSELLERQANLAILKSELQSAELRVDAESKLIEQGIVSSLDYKRSMLNVAQLTERVSIEQQRLAQLKEMHLQRSKIQQELLSQFELNYQVEQHAFDQLQITAGIDGMLQELNVELGQNLVPGTRLAVVGSNKALKAELSVKQADAEKVALNMAAKVNTFSQAEQSEVDAKVTRIDPIVTDGRVIIELDLQGTLPANARPDLSIEGYVVSNIIPDALTINVPQKAQAHSEATLFKLNPNTQLATPTNIEFGTLSDNQIQLLSGATVGEQLIISDLSKWQHLATIKIEQDSL
- a CDS encoding ABC transporter ATP-binding protein codes for the protein MKTNTLISLNKIAKVYRGQNVETYALKDISLNINQGDYICISGPSGCGKSTLLSLLGLLDSPTAGDYFIKEVDTKTLDMDQQAELRNLHIGFIFQSFNLIDELSVFDNVALPLTYREPAMSPSEIELAVKQALDEVEMGHRSQHKPNQLSGGQQQRIAIARALAGKPSILLVDEPTGNLDSKNGDAVMDLLDELNKKGTTICMVTHDLRYAGRAKTQLKLLDGEIVSYSEARQAPSSDTAEHALESAEVM